In Phycisphaerales bacterium, the sequence CTGCACGTTCCGACCCGTCGCCGCCGTCATGAACGCGATCGGCGCAAACCACAACCCCTTCAACTCCTTGCGGATGTACTCCTCATACCGCTCCGTCGTCGCCGGCCTCCCCCGATCGTCCGCCCCGCCCTCAGCGAGGTCCCACTTGTTCACCACGATCACCACCGGCTTGTACGACTTCTGCGCCAAGGCCGCCAGCTGCTCATCCACCTGGCTGATCCGCTCCGTCGCGTCCAGCATCATGAAGATCACGTCCGCCCGCTCGATCGCCCGCTGCACGCGATCGAACGCGAAGTGCTCCACCATGTTCTGGAAACTGCGCTTCCGCCGCAGCCCCGCCGTGTCGATCACCACCACGCTCTTGCCGTCCCACTCCAGGCGCACATCCACCGCGTCGCGCGTCGTCCCCGCGATCTCCGACACAATCATCCGCGGCTCGCCCGCCAGCGTGTTCACCAGCGTGCTCTTCCCCGCATTCCGCTTCCCGATCACCGCCAGCATCAGATCCGCCGGTGGCCGATCATCCACCCCCGAGTCCTCGGGCAGCATCCCAAAGACACGATCCATGAACTCACGCCGGAAATAGTTCGTCCGCGCCGACGTCATCCACGCCTCGCCAAACCCCAAAGACGAAAGATCCAGCGCGTGCATCTCCCACTTGGGCCCATCCACCTTCGTCGCGATCACCACCACCGGCGCCTTCGTCTTCGCCCCCGCCTCGCCCTTCCCGCCGCCCTTGCCGCCCTTCCCCAATCGACGCTCGCGAAGCAGCCGCGCAATCTCCTCATCCTGAGGCGTCACCCCCTGCTGCACATCGATCGCAAACAGGATCAGATCCGCACCCTCCACCGCTTGCGCGATCTGGAACTCGATCGACTCCGTCAACCGCGCCAGATCCGCCCCCACCTCGTCGAATCGCTCACCCTCCGCCACATACACGCCAAACCCACCCGTGTCCATGAACTCCACCGTCTTTGACGCCCGATTGTCCGGCGACGGCACATCCACAATCGCCGTCACACGATCGCGCGTCACCCCGGGCGTCGGGTCCACAATCGACACCTTCGCCCCCGCGATCATGTTCATCAGCGAACTCTTGCCCACGTTCGGGCGT encodes:
- the der gene encoding ribosome biogenesis GTPase Der, which encodes MPIPRVAIVGRPNVGKSSLMNMIAGAKVSIVDPTPGVTRDRVTAIVDVPSPDNRASKTVEFMDTGGFGVYVAEGERFDEVGADLARLTESIEFQIAQAVEGADLILFAIDVQQGVTPQDEEIARLLRERRLGKGGKGGGKGEAGAKTKAPVVVIATKVDGPKWEMHALDLSSLGFGEAWMTSARTNYFRREFMDRVFGMLPEDSGVDDRPPADLMLAVIGKRNAGKSTLVNTLAGEPRMIVSEIAGTTRDAVDVRLEWDGKSVVVIDTAGLRRKRSFQNMVEHFAFDRVQRAIERADVIFMMLDATERISQVDEQLAALAQKSYKPVVIVVNKWDLAEGGADDRGRPATTERYEEYIRKELKGLWFAPIAFMTAATGRNVQKTMKLAMELREQAETRVTTGHLNRLVRRIMETRGPTDTVGTRAKVFYVAQTGVAPPTITMVVNKPELFRPNYLRFLLNRFREEFPFPEVPIRLVIRARRQREDDLARADGGEGPVRITRGMKGTDSRARQRAAEVESMTDEQLLKEFGDDLMSDDGSSEVDVGFDEALESGEFGETYKPEE